One window of Nostoc sp. C052 genomic DNA carries:
- a CDS encoding bromodomain-containing protein encodes MDWKYRWKNGYRPSRDEAAKNPHLLDENQFENEQDRKLAEDSARKHLGVPAPTLDEDKSILPHAVSPDENV; translated from the coding sequence ATGGACTGGAAGTACAGGTGGAAAAATGGCTATCGACCAAGCCGAGATGAAGCGGCAAAAAACCCTCACTTATTAGATGAGAATCAGTTCGAGAACGAGCAAGACCGAAAGCTGGCGGAAGATTCTGCAAGGAAGCATTTGGGCGTGCCTGCACCAACCTTAGATGAAGATAAGTCAATACTACCTCATGCTGTTTCGCCTGATGAAAATGTTTGA
- a CDS encoding SDR family oxidoreductase, translated as MILSKLFSLKERVAVVTGGSGVLGGAMAKGLALAGARVVVLGRNEARAGAMVAEITANGGESIAVVADVSDRSQLEMARDVIIQRWGEIDILVNMAGGNIPAATITADATIFDMPHTAFEEVVSLNLVGTLLPCQVFGQAMVERSQPYGCIVNISSMSAIRVISRVVGYSAAKAGIDNFTRWLAVELAQKYGDGMRVNAIAPGFFIGEQNRDLLLNSDGSLTVRGQKIIDHTPAGRFGKPDELLSTLIWLCSAGSSFVNGVVVPVDGGFSIYSGV; from the coding sequence TTGATTTTAAGTAAACTTTTTAGCTTGAAGGAGCGGGTAGCGGTAGTTACGGGTGGTTCTGGTGTGCTTGGTGGGGCTATGGCAAAGGGTTTGGCTCTGGCTGGAGCGCGAGTTGTAGTTTTGGGTCGTAATGAAGCACGGGCGGGGGCGATGGTGGCTGAGATTACTGCTAATGGTGGAGAAAGTATCGCTGTGGTGGCAGATGTTAGCGATCGCTCCCAATTAGAAATGGCTAGGGATGTTATTATACAGCGTTGGGGTGAAATAGACATCTTGGTAAACATGGCTGGTGGTAATATTCCGGCTGCCACAATTACTGCTGATGCGACTATTTTTGATATGCCACATACAGCCTTTGAGGAAGTAGTTAGCCTCAATTTAGTTGGGACTCTATTACCTTGTCAGGTTTTCGGTCAAGCAATGGTGGAAAGAAGTCAGCCCTACGGTTGCATTGTGAATATTTCTTCTATGTCTGCCATTCGGGTAATTAGTCGGGTGGTTGGCTACTCAGCTGCGAAAGCGGGGATAGATAACTTTACTCGCTGGTTAGCTGTAGAACTCGCCCAAAAGTATGGTGATGGAATGCGAGTAAATGCGATCGCACCAGGTTTTTTTATTGGCGAACAAAATCGAGATTTACTCCTAAATTCTGATGGTAGTTTAACCGTTCGCGGGCAAAAAATTATTGACCATACCCCCGCCGGACGTTTCGGAAAACCAGATGAATTACTCAGCACCTTGATTTGGTTATGTAGTGCTGGTTCTAGTTTTGTTAACGGGGTAGTTGTACCGGTAGATGGTGGATTTAGTATCTACAGTGGAGTTTAA
- the tmk gene encoding dTMP kinase: MGGKLIVFEGVEGCGKTSQMQLCSEWLESLGVSVVVTREPGGTELGVHLRRLLLEKSEDKPVAEVTELLLYAADRSQHVEQELKPNLAVGKYILCDRYTDSTIAYQGYGRGLNISLINQLNNIATGGLESDLTIWLDVDVEVGLSRKLSDQVGLDRIEQETIAFHRRVQQGYAHLAASHPSRIVRVDGSLSKEAVQQVIQGILRVQLAVLGDLGQN; this comes from the coding sequence ATGGGTGGGAAATTAATTGTATTTGAAGGGGTGGAAGGCTGTGGCAAAACCAGCCAAATGCAGCTTTGTTCTGAGTGGTTGGAAAGTCTCGGTGTTTCTGTAGTGGTAACTCGTGAACCAGGGGGAACAGAGTTAGGTGTACATCTTCGCCGCTTGCTACTAGAAAAGTCAGAAGATAAACCAGTTGCAGAAGTGACAGAACTCTTATTGTATGCTGCTGACCGATCGCAACATGTTGAACAAGAACTTAAACCAAATCTCGCAGTTGGGAAATATATTTTATGCGATCGCTACACTGACTCTACCATTGCCTACCAAGGATATGGTCGCGGTCTGAATATCAGTTTAATCAATCAGCTTAATAATATTGCCACTGGTGGTTTAGAAAGCGACTTAACTATTTGGCTAGATGTTGATGTCGAAGTCGGACTTTCCCGCAAACTCTCAGACCAAGTAGGACTAGACCGTATTGAACAAGAAACAATCGCTTTTCATCGCCGCGTTCAGCAAGGATACGCACATTTAGCAGCATCCCATCCCTCACGAATTGTTCGGGTAGATGGCAGCTTGAGTAAAGAAGCTGTACAACAGGTAATTCAAGGAATTTTGCGCGTACAGCTAGCTGTACTTGGCGATTTAGGACAAAATTGA
- a CDS encoding alpha/beta hydrolase: MQIYPLFNRLNSRKFAKLLTQTVALGVGAIVLFSTTNANAAEQVILKYGTFQGQISVEELSQFTETGKTTPTLTAYLQAAKQDPALARKALKAPIKADPGFLDSLLSSWAGPILVNQIGEVVHPPAGQLDQQALRSALSASIKQNGQVTLLGAIQNYPNTSVELEGDRLISVYERLSRLAELL, from the coding sequence ATGCAGATTTATCCACTTTTCAATCGATTAAACAGTCGGAAATTCGCTAAGTTACTCACTCAAACAGTAGCTTTAGGCGTAGGTGCTATTGTTCTATTCTCAACCACTAATGCTAATGCTGCCGAGCAAGTTATTTTAAAGTATGGTACTTTTCAGGGGCAAATATCTGTTGAAGAATTAAGTCAGTTTACAGAGACAGGCAAGACTACCCCGACATTAACAGCTTATTTACAGGCAGCCAAACAAGATCCTGCATTAGCTCGTAAGGCACTGAAAGCACCAATCAAAGCCGATCCTGGGTTTTTAGATAGCTTACTATCTAGTTGGGCTGGGCCAATTTTAGTAAACCAAATTGGTGAGGTAGTTCATCCTCCCGCAGGACAACTAGATCAACAAGCGTTGCGAAGCGCTTTAAGTGCATCTATTAAACAAAATGGTCAAGTTACACTACTTGGAGCCATTCAGAATTATCCAAATACTTCTGTTGAACTTGAAGGCGATCGCCTCATCTCTGTTTATGAGCGTCTAAGCAGGCTTGCAGAACTTTTGTAA
- a CDS encoding lactate racemase domain-containing protein — protein MYSLAVNKGTLSDEQVSGLVHQALADPKLDGQRILVLIPDSTRTAPIPQMFRLLYQELNKRVAALDFLIALGTHNPMSEEQINHLVGVTPEERKTTFRKIHIFNHLWNEPDTFISCGVISADEIAEISSGMLHQSVDVRINKLVTKYDLIVICGPVFPHEVVGFSGGNKYFFPGIGGQEVINLSHWLGALITCYEIIGTLGITPVRRLINRAANLISTPKLCLAMVVAPKTNQLAGLYIDEPESAWEVASKLSAKLHIKYVDRPFKQVLSVMPQMYDDIWTAAKGMYKLEPVVANGGEVIIYAPHITEFSYTHGEILSEIGYHVRDYFLKQWHKFQDYPAGVLAHSTHLKGMGTFDPIKGEQARIRVTLATGISAERCAAHNLNYRDPATIQPTEWANREDEGILLVPKAGEILYRLSYGNL, from the coding sequence ATGTATTCACTGGCTGTAAATAAGGGGACACTTTCAGATGAGCAAGTTTCTGGGCTAGTTCATCAAGCTTTGGCAGATCCTAAGTTAGATGGACAGCGCATCTTGGTGTTAATTCCAGATAGTACCCGCACTGCTCCCATCCCGCAAATGTTTCGATTGCTTTATCAGGAGTTGAATAAAAGAGTAGCGGCTTTGGATTTTTTAATTGCTCTGGGTACACATAATCCTATGAGTGAAGAACAGATTAATCACTTGGTAGGAGTGACACCAGAGGAACGAAAGACAACTTTTAGAAAAATTCACATATTTAACCACCTTTGGAATGAGCCAGATACCTTTATTTCTTGTGGAGTAATTTCGGCAGACGAGATAGCAGAAATTAGTTCTGGAATGCTGCATCAGTCAGTTGATGTGCGGATTAATAAGCTGGTAACAAAATACGATTTGATCGTGATTTGTGGCCCGGTTTTCCCCCATGAAGTTGTCGGTTTCTCTGGTGGAAATAAATATTTTTTTCCTGGGATTGGTGGTCAAGAAGTAATTAATCTCTCACACTGGTTAGGTGCTTTAATCACCTGTTATGAAATTATTGGTACGCTGGGAATAACACCAGTCCGGCGTTTGATTAACCGAGCAGCTAACCTGATTTCTACCCCAAAACTTTGTTTGGCGATGGTAGTCGCACCCAAAACAAATCAGTTAGCTGGACTTTATATAGATGAACCAGAATCAGCCTGGGAAGTCGCTTCAAAATTATCAGCTAAACTGCATATTAAATATGTAGATCGGCCTTTTAAACAAGTGCTTTCAGTCATGCCCCAAATGTATGATGACATTTGGACAGCAGCTAAAGGTATGTACAAGCTAGAGCCAGTAGTGGCCAATGGAGGGGAGGTAATTATATATGCTCCTCACATTACTGAGTTTAGCTATACACACGGCGAAATCTTATCCGAAATTGGCTATCATGTGCGGGATTACTTTCTCAAACAGTGGCATAAATTCCAAGACTATCCTGCTGGAGTGTTGGCCCATAGTACTCACTTAAAAGGAATGGGTACTTTTGATCCGATAAAAGGAGAACAAGCGCGGATTCGTGTTACTTTAGCTACTGGGATTTCTGCTGAACGCTGTGCTGCTCATAACTTAAACTATCGTGACCCGGCGACTATTCAACCCACAGAATGGGCTAACCGAGAGGATGAAGGTATATTGCTTGTGCCGAAAGCTGGCGAAATACTATACCGTCTCAGTTACGGCAATTTGTGA